The following proteins come from a genomic window of Dreissena polymorpha isolate Duluth1 chromosome 1, UMN_Dpol_1.0, whole genome shotgun sequence:
- the LOC127882028 gene encoding uncharacterized protein LOC127882028, producing MDMGSGYTPPFLLVAPRKIRVNYDTPTRLCNILGVGRQLAQAIVLIRENTGNFLPHTLEAIIGRPLTFGDMTELDFSTNPALFREALGYGDGAEHVGEGGMGRSIANRPIDPHERWIDMSVLEKESVSQDRERAQLEAQISALEADVAQWDDFLPQIAKPLLPKRLLLQPDRMMTSIPKPFNVASSVHAPPPLLGLPQSRDNGPTGSHRASKGPLSPNGLPVPIPSTITIPIPSNAPVFNNLPGPSNPPGPSIPPTQKDRDVLTKLPKSLLYDGQSNWFVFQSKFERYARVHDWSDAECADCLGWCLTGKAVDFYALLTEGRGTVPYAELMQRLQERFGARELTATAQGRFHVAHQEVGESLDNWSDRALKLAAAAFRDLPYAYAAEQAVTKLCHGLIDEEAVGLPFSPRYTQETEQEESMWVHEVKKAPTADEVSVSAVDKLTQVVEKLLDAVERLSNSFGSSAVDPFVRQPGKPFRNKKGYAEYPVECSYPGKVRNRWYNDQRQFMYPAGAGGGGLRGHRNQNSKVRPEGSYRGRYGSNWGHFHAMSLPNHKEKEPVVVAATTKQLGQPEVDHVNQLGPVSQFCMKVQHAKDVHDAVPLVLPTVPVVVSDPRMVIGESTEGYHGDPVCDDEFRVQRVAVQSAEAAKSMATDRADQVGPKIAQRKAAETTPATGRSVPVRRATEVAACDRRKGGACGCRVTPDDSWEGGVRRLVRRGSKGWRPSSSRRWERSQRWKLGWRPPERLTSKICTA from the exons ATGGATATGGGAAGTGGATATACCCCACCATTTTTACTGGTAGCCCCAAGAAAAATTCGAGTGAACTACGACACTCCCACTAGATTATGCAATATTCTGGGTGTGGGCAGACAACTGGCACAGGCCATTGTTTTGATACGGGAAAATACGGGAAATTTTTTACCACATACTTTAGAGGCAATTATAGGGCGGCCGCTGACCTTTGGTGACATGACCGAGTTGGATTTTAGTACTAACCCCGCATTATTTAGAGAAGCCCTGGGGTATGGGGATGGGGCGGAACATGTTGGGGAGGGTGGAATGGGGCGGTCAATCGCAAATAGGCCCATTGACCCACACGAAAGGTGGATAGATATGTCTGTGCTTGAGAAGGAGTCGGTAAGTCAGGATCGCGAGAGGGCCCAACTCGAAGCCCAAATTTCGGCTCTTGAGGCGGACGTAGCTCAATGGGACGATTTTCTTCCCCAGATTGCAAAGCCTTTGCTCCCAAAGCGTCTGTTGTTACAGCCGGACCGTATGATGACAAGCATACCGAAACCGTTTAATGTCGCATCAAGCGTCCACGCCCCGCCCCCTTTGTTAGGTTTGCCCCAGAGTAGGGACAATGGGCCTACGGGATCCCATCGTGCCTCAAAGGGCCCTCTTTCCCCGAATGGTCTACCTGTCCCAATTCCATCTACCATCACTATTCCCATACCCAGCAATGCACCGGTTTTCAATAATTTGCCCGGACCAAGCAACCCTCCTGGCCCAAGTATTCCCCCGACACAGAAAGATCgggatgttctgacaaaattgcctaagagcctgctatatgatgggcagagcaattggtttgtttttcagagcAAATTTGAGCGCTACGCAAGGGTGCACGATTGGTCTGACGCAGAATGCGCCGATTGCCTTGGTTGGTGTTTGACAGGAAAGGCGGTCGATTTCTATGCGTTGCTTACCGAAGGGAGAGGGACGGTACCTTACGCAGAGCTAATGCAGCGACTGCAGGAGCGTTTTGGCGCCAGGGAGCTTACCGCCACCGCGCAGGGCCGTTTCCACGTTGCCCATCAGGAAGTAGGCGAGTCCCTAGACAATTGGTCAGATCGGGCGCTGAAGCTGGCAGCAGCGGCGTTTCGTGATCTGCCCTATGCATACGCCGCTGAACAGGCAGTGACGAAGCTTTGTCACGGTTTGATTGACGAGGAGGCCG TCGGCTTGCCCTTCAGTCCGAGGTATACCCAGGAGACTGAGCAAGAAGAGTCAATGTGGGTTCACGAGGTGAAGAAAGCACCCACTGCGGATGAGGTGAGTGTGTCggcggtcgacaaattgacccaggtggtcgaGAAGTTGCTGGATGCTGTGGAGAGATTGTCAAACTCTTTTGGAAGTTCGGCCGTTGATCCCTTTGTCCGACAACCGGGTAAGccgtttcgaaataaaaaaggctaTGCCGAATACCCTGTGGAGTGCTCCTACCCAGGGAAGGTCCGGAACCGGTGGTACAACGACCAACGCCAGTTTATGTATCCTGCGGGTGCGGGTGGCGGAGGTTTACGTGGGCATCGGAACCAAAATTCAAAAGTCCGCCCTGAGGGATCGTATCGCGGCAGATATGGTTCCAACTGGGGACATTTCCATGCCATGTCCTTGCCCAACCATAAGGAGAAGGAGCCCGTTGTGGTAGCTGCGACGACTAAGCAGTTGGGCCAACCGGAAGTGGATCATGTAAACCAGCTAGGTCCGGTTTCCCAGTTCTGCATGAAGGTGCAGCATGCCAAGGACGTGCACGATGCAGTTCCCTTGGTGCTGCCAACAGTGCCAGTTGTCGTCAGTGATCCAAGGATGGTCATAGGCGAGAGCACTGAAGGATACCATGGAGATCCTGTGTGCGATGATGAATTTCGCGTGCAGCGCGTTGCGGTTCAGTCTGCGGAGGCGGCTAAAAGCATGGCGACCGACAGGGCCGACCAGGTGGGGCCCAAAATAGCCCAACGAAAAGCTGCTGAAACTACTCCGGCCACCGGAAGGTCAGTACCTGTCAGACGGGCGACAGAAGTTGCCGCGTGTGACCGCCGTAAGGGCGGCGCATGCGGATGCCGAGTTACCCCAGATGACAGCTGGGAAGGTGGTGTTCGAAGACTTGTTAGGCGTGGTTCCAaagggtggcgaccctctagttctcgccgctgggagcggtcccagcggtggaaattaggttggcgaccaccagagcgtctaacttccaaaatctgtaccgcctaa
- the LOC127835293 gene encoding sulfotransferase 1A1-like — MSLIRIPDEGGDTMVALDTGDIIGPMFAKSAEQMKDVFDNIPNFSCRDDDVMLCTFPKTGTNWVFEVIMMLMRGLADRIDRSKVTTMLEFMTHDEVNSVPSPRVINTHYHPRFLPKDMATKKIKTVLCVRNPKDTAVSYYNHMTGIRFYDYSGKWENWIRPFIHGKYELGTYSAYLNEWQEVIEAGTGFPLHVIYFEDLKKDPASEVDKLANFLGIDACTDLKTQIVDVCGFEKMAKDKFSEETKKAFLKGAFTFFRKGQVGDWKNWFTVAQNEYFDAEWKKQIRGDTMFTFTND; from the exons ATGTCTTTGATTCGAATCCCTGACGAAGGGGGCGACACGATGGTCGCCTTGGATACTGGCGACATTATAGGACCAATGTTTGCGAAGTCCGCAGAACAGATGAAGGATGTTTTTGACAACATTCCGAACTTCTCGTGCAGGGATGACGATGTTATGCTGTGCACTTTTCCCAAAACAG GCACCAATTGGGTATTTGAGGTAATCATGATGCTGATGCGCGGGTTAGCGGACCGTATCGACCGTAGCAAGGTCACAACGATGTTGGAGTTTATGACCCATGACGAAGTGAACTCAGTCCCGTCACCAAGGGTCATCAACACACACTATCATCCGAG GTTCCTCCCAAAAGATATGGCCACGAAGAAAATCAAAACCGTTCTTTGTGTGAGAAACCCCAAGGACACGGCGGTGTCCTACTACAATCACATGACGGGCATCAGGTTCTATGACTACAGCGGTAAATGGGAGAACTGGATCCGTCCGTTCATACATGGGAAAT ATGAACTCGGTACATATTCTGCCTACCTGAACGAGTGGCAGGAAGTGATTGAGGCGGGTACTGGTTTTCCGCTCCATGTCATTTACTTCGAGGACCTAAAAAAG GATCCGGCTTCTGAAGTGGACAAATTGGCCAATTTCTTGGGAATTGACGCATGCACAGATTTGAAAACGCAAATAGTCGACGTGTGTGGCTTTGAAAAAATGGCCAAAGACAAGTTTTCGGAAGAGACAAAGAAAGCTTTTTTGAAGGGAGCGTTCACCTTTTTCCGTAAAG GTCAAGTGGGTGACTGGAAGAACTGGTTTACTGTCGCTCAGAACGAATATTTCGACGCAGAATGGAAGAAACAAATCCGAGGGGACACCATGTTCACGTTTACAAACGATTGA